One stretch of Desulfovibrio sp. TomC DNA includes these proteins:
- the glyS gene encoding glycine--tRNA ligase subunit beta codes for MSHFLFEIGFEEMPARFLSGLTDEVKSLFAEALTQAKVACGPVAAFATPRRLVVSVADIAARARQEEEVVTGPPERVGYDASGNPTPAAAGFAKGQGCDVADVFVMETGKGRYLALRKNTGGEATLDLLPGICLEAVKKLSFPKRMRWGSREFAFGRPVHWFLALFDDTIVPFELDGIVSGRQTRGQRIMGPGPFDVPTAADYFTIIRDQGKVVLDARERESIVRTQAEALAKEAGGTAVISPSLLVEVTGLTEHPVVLMGQIDRKFLDVPREVLITSMESHQKSFAVEDGKGGLLPVFLTTLGLVPGNVELVRRGWQRVLTARLEDARFFWEADLGTDLETWHKKLESVVFLAGLGSMRDKSRRLERLCGVIAEKAGKPEIMLEASQAGGLAKVDLVSDMVGEFAELQGIMGGIYVRRKGQSKTVSRAVAEQYLPAGPDSPVPASLAGAILSIADKADTLAGCFGLDMAPTGAADPYALRRAALGICRIVIEHDLRLDLMELLQGAIDGYSDVKFKVDRTHVLAKLLDFFGQRLKAYFAGQGYDTLVVEAGIGASYTDIASLAARMAALATFAAKPDFGQAVLTFKRAANIIRKQGVGAGVPLTGTIKAELLEEPAEKDLATVCTDVFPRFDALFASGDYAAVLELLYELRPSVDAFFDNIMVMCDDMDMRLNRLNLLKSLVDRLGRVADFAALQV; via the coding sequence ATGTCCCATTTTTTGTTTGAGATCGGATTTGAGGAAATGCCGGCCCGGTTCCTCTCGGGCTTGACCGACGAGGTGAAAAGCCTGTTTGCCGAGGCCCTGACCCAGGCCAAGGTCGCATGCGGCCCGGTGGCCGCCTTTGCCACGCCGCGCCGGCTGGTGGTGAGTGTGGCCGACATCGCCGCGCGCGCCCGCCAGGAAGAGGAAGTCGTCACCGGTCCGCCCGAGCGGGTGGGCTACGACGCCTCGGGCAACCCGACCCCGGCTGCGGCCGGCTTTGCCAAGGGCCAGGGCTGCGACGTGGCCGACGTCTTTGTCATGGAGACGGGCAAGGGCCGGTATCTGGCTTTGCGCAAAAACACCGGCGGCGAGGCCACCCTGGACCTCTTGCCCGGCATCTGCCTGGAAGCCGTCAAGAAGCTTTCCTTCCCCAAGCGGATGCGCTGGGGCAGCCGGGAGTTTGCCTTTGGTCGGCCGGTGCACTGGTTTCTGGCCCTCTTCGATGACACGATTGTGCCCTTTGAACTCGACGGCATCGTTTCCGGCCGCCAGACCCGGGGCCAGCGCATCATGGGTCCCGGCCCCTTTGACGTGCCAACGGCGGCGGACTATTTCACCATCATCCGCGACCAGGGCAAGGTCGTCCTCGACGCCCGGGAACGCGAAAGCATTGTGCGCACCCAGGCTGAGGCCCTGGCCAAGGAAGCCGGCGGCACAGCGGTCATCAGCCCCTCGCTGCTGGTCGAAGTGACGGGCCTGACCGAGCATCCGGTGGTGCTTATGGGCCAGATCGACCGCAAGTTCCTGGATGTGCCCCGCGAAGTGCTCATCACCAGCATGGAGAGCCACCAGAAGAGCTTTGCCGTGGAAGACGGCAAGGGCGGCTTGCTCCCCGTGTTTCTGACCACGCTCGGCCTCGTCCCGGGCAATGTCGAACTGGTGCGCCGGGGCTGGCAGCGGGTCTTGACCGCCCGGTTGGAAGACGCCCGGTTTTTCTGGGAAGCCGACCTGGGCACCGATCTTGAGACCTGGCACAAGAAGCTTGAGAGCGTCGTCTTTCTGGCCGGGCTTGGCTCCATGCGCGACAAATCGCGTCGGCTGGAGCGGTTGTGCGGCGTCATTGCCGAGAAGGCCGGCAAGCCCGAGATCATGCTCGAAGCCTCCCAGGCCGGCGGGTTGGCCAAGGTGGACCTCGTGTCCGACATGGTGGGCGAATTCGCCGAGCTGCAAGGCATCATGGGCGGCATCTACGTACGGCGCAAAGGCCAGTCCAAGACCGTGTCCCGGGCCGTGGCCGAGCAGTACCTGCCGGCTGGTCCCGACAGCCCCGTGCCGGCCAGTCTGGCCGGAGCCATTTTGTCGATCGCGGACAAGGCCGACACCCTGGCCGGGTGTTTCGGCCTGGACATGGCCCCCACCGGCGCGGCCGACCCGTACGCCCTGCGCCGGGCGGCCCTTGGCATCTGCCGCATCGTGATCGAACATGATTTGCGCCTGGATCTCATGGAACTGCTGCAAGGGGCCATCGACGGTTACAGCGACGTCAAGTTCAAGGTGGATCGCACCCACGTGCTGGCCAAGCTGCTCGACTTCTTCGGCCAGCGCCTCAAGGCGTATTTCGCCGGTCAGGGCTACGACACCCTGGTGGTGGAGGCGGGCATTGGCGCGTCCTATACCGATATCGCCTCCCTGGCCGCCCGCATGGCTGCCCTGGCCACCTTTGCCGCCAAGCCGGATTTCGGGCAGGCGGTGTTGACCTTTAAACGCGCGGCCAACATCATCCGCAAACAGGGCGTCGGGGCCGGAGTGCCGCTGACCGGGACGATCAAGGCCGAGCTCTTGGAAGAGCCGGCGGAGAAGGACCTGGCGACGGTCTGCACGGATGTGTTCCCCCGCTTTGATGCGCTGTTTGCAAGCGGCGACTACGCTGCGGTGCTCGAACTGCTCTATGAGCTGCGGCCGTCTGTGGACGCCTTTTTCGACAATATCATGGTCATGTGCGACGACATGGATATGCGGCTTAACCGCCTCAATCTGCTTAAATCGTTGGTTGACCGTCTGGGCCGGGTGGCGGATTTCGCCGCCTTGCAGGTCTAG